A genomic region of Ignavibacteria bacterium contains the following coding sequences:
- a CDS encoding carbon starvation protein A: MNGIELVLLALVFYSLAYKFYGSFLIKKFKVSDENLTPSHTMYDGIDYVPAKAPVLLGHHFASIAGAGPIVGPVIAAGFGWLPVYLWIILGAIFIGGVHDFSSIIASVRHKSKSIGFIIETYIGEGGKKLFLLFAWATLILVIAVFTIIVSETFANIPSVATASTLFIFLAILFGMMIYRLKMNLTVATIIGLILMGLAIYIGMIYPINLSKTSWQLILLVYVFIASVTPVWILLQPRDYLNSFLLYGVLFGGLVGVFFTKPEINLPAYNTFSLEKVGYLFPALFVTVACGAISGFHSLVGSGTTAKQLNKETDARIVGYGGMLIEGLLAVLSLTAVASMASEEFFEILKTKGAVPAFSMGVAKFLNSIPFLGISIETGKTFSALAVSAFALTSLDTATRLARYAFQEFFEINTKQAEKESNKILSNRFVATAITVAVGAALTFSGQSMSIWPVFGSANQLLAALALLALTVYVAFLKEKKFFVMIPMFFMFTVTLTALAMLIYTNFVTDHYVLSFISVLLFILAVLLGIKAYQVLNNQKEQFARAENYGVVEK, encoded by the coding sequence ATGAATGGAATTGAACTTGTTTTGCTTGCTCTCGTTTTCTATTCTCTCGCTTATAAATTTTACGGATCTTTCCTGATTAAGAAATTCAAAGTAAGCGATGAAAATTTAACTCCATCACATACGATGTATGATGGGATTGATTATGTTCCAGCAAAAGCTCCTGTTTTACTTGGACATCATTTTGCATCAATTGCTGGTGCAGGACCTATTGTTGGTCCTGTAATAGCTGCGGGCTTTGGTTGGCTGCCTGTTTATCTCTGGATTATTCTCGGTGCAATTTTTATTGGTGGTGTTCACGATTTTTCTTCAATCATTGCTTCGGTAAGACATAAAAGTAAATCAATTGGTTTTATAATTGAAACCTACATTGGCGAAGGTGGAAAAAAACTATTCCTTCTTTTTGCCTGGGCAACTTTAATACTTGTGATTGCGGTCTTTACTATAATTGTTTCTGAAACTTTCGCTAACATTCCATCAGTTGCAACAGCTTCTACTCTGTTCATTTTCTTAGCGATTTTATTTGGGATGATGATTTACAGATTGAAAATGAACCTGACTGTAGCGACAATAATAGGACTAATTTTGATGGGACTTGCAATTTATATCGGGATGATTTACCCAATAAATTTAAGTAAAACAAGTTGGCAATTAATTTTGTTAGTTTATGTTTTTATTGCATCTGTCACACCTGTTTGGATTTTGCTTCAACCGAGAGATTATCTTAATTCATTTCTGCTTTATGGAGTTTTATTTGGAGGGTTAGTTGGTGTTTTCTTCACAAAGCCGGAAATTAATCTGCCTGCATATAATACTTTTAGTCTTGAAAAAGTTGGATATCTTTTCCCTGCTTTGTTTGTGACAGTTGCCTGTGGAGCAATAAGCGGATTTCATTCTTTAGTCGGAAGTGGGACAACAGCAAAACAATTAAACAAAGAAACTGATGCACGAATTGTTGGTTATGGCGGAATGCTGATAGAAGGATTACTAGCAGTTTTGTCTTTAACTGCTGTTGCTTCAATGGCTAGTGAAGAATTTTTTGAAATATTGAAAACCAAAGGGGCGGTTCCTGCATTTTCGATGGGAGTTGCGAAATTTCTAAATTCAATTCCATTTCTCGGTATTTCAATTGAAACAGGAAAAACATTTTCGGCTCTCGCAGTTTCAGCATTTGCATTAACATCACTCGATACTGCAACGAGACTTGCTAGATATGCATTTCAAGAATTTTTTGAGATTAATACCAAACAAGCTGAAAAAGAAAGTAATAAAATTTTAAGCAATCGTTTTGTGGCTACAGCGATTACAGTCGCCGTTGGAGCTGCTCTGACTTTCAGTGGACAGTCAATGTCAATTTGGCCAGTTTTTGGGAGTGCCAACCAATTGCTTGCTGCACTCGCTTTGCTTGCACTCACAGTTTATGTTGCATTTTTAAAAGAGAAAAAATTTTTTGTAATGATTCCTATGTTCTTTATGTTTACTGTTACATTGACTGCTCTTGCAATGTTGATTTACACTAACTTTGTGACAGATCATTATGTATTATCATTCATTTCGGTTTTATTATTTATCCTTGCTGTTTTACTTGGAATAAAAGCTTATCAGGTTCTAAATAATCAAAAAGAACAATTTGCTAGAGCTGAAAATTATGGTGTTGTTGAAAAATGA